A single region of the Brachypodium distachyon strain Bd21 chromosome 3, Brachypodium_distachyon_v3.0, whole genome shotgun sequence genome encodes:
- the LOC100837390 gene encoding prolyl endopeptidase isoform X2, translated as MLLLLNKSLPFLRRVLASKSISLPSPRNRRRGRTLLLLPRAAAAAAMGSVAGDAVRLSYPPARRDESVVDSYHGVQIPDPYRWLEDPDAEETKQFVERQVELAESVLAECGDREALRREVTRLFDHPRHGAPFRRGDKYFHFHNSGLQAQSVLYVQDDLDAEADVLLDPNTLSKDGTVALSTYSISEDGKYIAYGLSESGSDWITIHVMRIADRQPMPDKLSWVKFSSISWTHDGKGFFYGRYPAPQVELDAGTETNINLNHQIYYHVMGSDQSEDILCWKDPDNPKYTIGASVTEDGKYIILGTYDGCDPVNKLYYCEISSLPQGIEGFKETKDMLPFVKLIDNFDAQYQVVANDGDEFTFLTNKNAPKNKLVRVNIKKPELWTDVLAEHERDVLESADAVNGNQLVVCYMSDVKHTLQIRDLITGNLLNQLPLEIGSVSEVSCRREDKEVFIGFTSFLSPGITYRCNLSSTTPEMKVFREISVPGFDRTSFEVKQIFVPSKDGTKIPMFIMSKKDIELDGSHPTLLYGYGGFNISITPSFSVSRLVLCKNMGSVVCIANIRGGGEYGEEWHKAGALAKKQNCFDDFIACAEFLISAGYTSNKKICIEGGSNGGLLVAACINQRPDLFGCALAHVGVMDMLRFHKFTIGHAWTTDYGCSDKEEEFNWLIKFACQIDIFKWRECMEYIK; from the exons ATGCTTCTCCTACTTAACAAATCGctccccttcctccgccgGGTGCTCGCTTCGAAATCCATCTCCCTCCCATCTCCTCGCaatcgccgccgcggccgcaccctcctcctcctcccgcgcgccgccgccgccgccgccatgggctccgtcgccggcgacgccgtcCGCCTCTCCTacccgcccgcccgccgcgACGAGTCCGTCGTCGACTCCTACCACGGCGTCCAGATCCCCGACCCCTACCGCTG GCTGGAGGACCCGGACGCGGAGGAGACGAAGCAGTTCGTGGAGCGGCAggtggagctggcggagtcCGTGCTCGCCGAGTGCGGCGACAGGGAGGCGCTGCGCCGCGAGGTCACGCGGCTGTTCGACCACCCGCGCCACGGGGCCCCGTTCCGCCGCGGGGACAAGTACTTCCACTTCCACAACTCCGGCCTCCAGGCCCAGAGCGTCCTCTACGTGCAG GATGATTTGGATGCGGAGGCAGATGTTCTCTTGGATCCAAATACTCTAAGTAAGGATGGGACAGTTGCTCTTTCGACATACTCTATTAGCGAGGATGGCAAGTACATTGCTTATGGGCTAAGTGAAAGTGGGAGCGATTGGATCACTATTCATGTTATGAGAATTGCAGACAGGCAGCCTATGCCTGACAAACTCTCTTGG GTGAAGTTCTCATCTATCAGTTGGACTCATGATGGGAAAGGGTTTTTCTATGGTCGATATCCTGCACCTCA GGTGGAATTGGATGCTGGAACCGAGACAAATATCAATCTTAATCATCAGATATATTACCATGTCATGGGATCTGATCAGTCAGAGGATATATTATGCTGGAAAGACCCTGATAACCCCAAGTATACCATCGGTGCTTCGGTGACTGAAGATGGAAAG TACATCATACTGGGTACCTATGATGGTTGTGATCCTGTCAATAAGCTATACTATTGTGaaatttcttctcttcctcaaGGAATAGAGGGATTCAAAGAGACAAAGGATATGCTTCCATTTGTCAAGCTTATAGACAACTTTGATGCTCAGTATCAAGTTGTGGCAAATGATGGTGATGAATTTACGTTTCTGACCAATAAAAATGCCCCAAAGAATAAGCTGGTAAGGGTAAATATAAAAAAGCCAGAGCTGTGGACTGATGTTCTTGCTGAGCATGAAAGAGATGTTCTTGAGTCAGCTGATGCGGTTAATGGAAACCAGTTGGTGGTGTGTTACATGTCAGATGTCAAGCATACTCTGCAGATAAGGGACCTTATAACTGGAAATTTGCTTAACCAGTTGCCTCTAGAGATTGGTTCTGTTTCAGAGGTCTCTTGTAGACGGGAAGACAAGGAAGTTTTTATTGGCTTCACGAGCTTTCTTTCTCCGGGTATTACTTACAGGTGTAATTTATCATCTACAACTCCTGAAATGAAGGTTTTTCGTGAAATTTCAGTTCCTGGGTTTGACCGCACAAGCTTTGAAGTTAAGCAG atttttgtCCCTAGTAAGGATGGAACCAAGATTCCGATGTTCATAATGTCGAAGAAAGATATCGAACTTGATGGATCACACCCAACTTTGCTTTATGGTTATGGTGGATTCAACATAAGCATTACCCCTTCCTTCAGTGTTAGTCGTCTTGTTCTATGCAAGAACATGGGTTCTGTTGTCTGCATTGCAAACATCCGGGGTGGTGGAGAATATGGGGAGGAGTGGCACAAAGCTGGAGCACttgcaaagaaacaaaattgctTCGATGACTTCATTGCTTGTGCTGAATTCCTTATTTCTGCTGGTTACACCAGTAACAAGAAAATATGTATTGAAGGTGGAAGCAATGGCGGTCTTCTAGTCGCTGCTTGCATTAACCAG CGGCCTGATCTCTTTGGGTGTGCTCTTGCTCATGTTGGTGTCATGGACATGCTTCGTTTTCACAAATTCACAATTG GCCATGCCTGGACTACAGATTATGGTTGTTCAGATAAGGAAGAAGAGTTTAACTGGCTTATCAA GTTTGCATGTCAGATAGATATCTTCAAATGGAGGGAATGTATGGAATATATCAAGTAA
- the LOC100837390 gene encoding prolyl endopeptidase isoform X1, whose translation MLLLLNKSLPFLRRVLASKSISLPSPRNRRRGRTLLLLPRAAAAAAMGSVAGDAVRLSYPPARRDESVVDSYHGVQIPDPYRWLEDPDAEETKQFVERQVELAESVLAECGDREALRREVTRLFDHPRHGAPFRRGDKYFHFHNSGLQAQSVLYVQDDLDAEADVLLDPNTLSKDGTVALSTYSISEDGKYIAYGLSESGSDWITIHVMRIADRQPMPDKLSWVKFSSISWTHDGKGFFYGRYPAPQVELDAGTETNINLNHQIYYHVMGSDQSEDILCWKDPDNPKYTIGASVTEDGKYIILGTYDGCDPVNKLYYCEISSLPQGIEGFKETKDMLPFVKLIDNFDAQYQVVANDGDEFTFLTNKNAPKNKLVRVNIKKPELWTDVLAEHERDVLESADAVNGNQLVVCYMSDVKHTLQIRDLITGNLLNQLPLEIGSVSEVSCRREDKEVFIGFTSFLSPGITYRCNLSSTTPEMKVFREISVPGFDRTSFEVKQIFVPSKDGTKIPMFIMSKKDIELDGSHPTLLYGYGGFNISITPSFSVSRLVLCKNMGSVVCIANIRGGGEYGEEWHKAGALAKKQNCFDDFIACAEFLISAGYTSNKKICIEGGSNGGLLVAACINQRPDLFGCALAHVGVMDMLRFHKFTIGHAWTTDYGCSDKEEEFNWLIKYSPLHNVRKPWEQSFGNHCQYPATMLLTADHDDRVVPLHSLKLLATLQYVLCTSNEDTRQTNPIIGRIDRKSGHGAGRPTKKMIDEAADRYSFMAKMLGTTWTE comes from the exons ATGCTTCTCCTACTTAACAAATCGctccccttcctccgccgGGTGCTCGCTTCGAAATCCATCTCCCTCCCATCTCCTCGCaatcgccgccgcggccgcaccctcctcctcctcccgcgcgccgccgccgccgccgccatgggctccgtcgccggcgacgccgtcCGCCTCTCCTacccgcccgcccgccgcgACGAGTCCGTCGTCGACTCCTACCACGGCGTCCAGATCCCCGACCCCTACCGCTG GCTGGAGGACCCGGACGCGGAGGAGACGAAGCAGTTCGTGGAGCGGCAggtggagctggcggagtcCGTGCTCGCCGAGTGCGGCGACAGGGAGGCGCTGCGCCGCGAGGTCACGCGGCTGTTCGACCACCCGCGCCACGGGGCCCCGTTCCGCCGCGGGGACAAGTACTTCCACTTCCACAACTCCGGCCTCCAGGCCCAGAGCGTCCTCTACGTGCAG GATGATTTGGATGCGGAGGCAGATGTTCTCTTGGATCCAAATACTCTAAGTAAGGATGGGACAGTTGCTCTTTCGACATACTCTATTAGCGAGGATGGCAAGTACATTGCTTATGGGCTAAGTGAAAGTGGGAGCGATTGGATCACTATTCATGTTATGAGAATTGCAGACAGGCAGCCTATGCCTGACAAACTCTCTTGG GTGAAGTTCTCATCTATCAGTTGGACTCATGATGGGAAAGGGTTTTTCTATGGTCGATATCCTGCACCTCA GGTGGAATTGGATGCTGGAACCGAGACAAATATCAATCTTAATCATCAGATATATTACCATGTCATGGGATCTGATCAGTCAGAGGATATATTATGCTGGAAAGACCCTGATAACCCCAAGTATACCATCGGTGCTTCGGTGACTGAAGATGGAAAG TACATCATACTGGGTACCTATGATGGTTGTGATCCTGTCAATAAGCTATACTATTGTGaaatttcttctcttcctcaaGGAATAGAGGGATTCAAAGAGACAAAGGATATGCTTCCATTTGTCAAGCTTATAGACAACTTTGATGCTCAGTATCAAGTTGTGGCAAATGATGGTGATGAATTTACGTTTCTGACCAATAAAAATGCCCCAAAGAATAAGCTGGTAAGGGTAAATATAAAAAAGCCAGAGCTGTGGACTGATGTTCTTGCTGAGCATGAAAGAGATGTTCTTGAGTCAGCTGATGCGGTTAATGGAAACCAGTTGGTGGTGTGTTACATGTCAGATGTCAAGCATACTCTGCAGATAAGGGACCTTATAACTGGAAATTTGCTTAACCAGTTGCCTCTAGAGATTGGTTCTGTTTCAGAGGTCTCTTGTAGACGGGAAGACAAGGAAGTTTTTATTGGCTTCACGAGCTTTCTTTCTCCGGGTATTACTTACAGGTGTAATTTATCATCTACAACTCCTGAAATGAAGGTTTTTCGTGAAATTTCAGTTCCTGGGTTTGACCGCACAAGCTTTGAAGTTAAGCAG atttttgtCCCTAGTAAGGATGGAACCAAGATTCCGATGTTCATAATGTCGAAGAAAGATATCGAACTTGATGGATCACACCCAACTTTGCTTTATGGTTATGGTGGATTCAACATAAGCATTACCCCTTCCTTCAGTGTTAGTCGTCTTGTTCTATGCAAGAACATGGGTTCTGTTGTCTGCATTGCAAACATCCGGGGTGGTGGAGAATATGGGGAGGAGTGGCACAAAGCTGGAGCACttgcaaagaaacaaaattgctTCGATGACTTCATTGCTTGTGCTGAATTCCTTATTTCTGCTGGTTACACCAGTAACAAGAAAATATGTATTGAAGGTGGAAGCAATGGCGGTCTTCTAGTCGCTGCTTGCATTAACCAG CGGCCTGATCTCTTTGGGTGTGCTCTTGCTCATGTTGGTGTCATGGACATGCTTCGTTTTCACAAATTCACAATTG GCCATGCCTGGACTACAGATTATGGTTGTTCAGATAAGGAAGAAGAGTTTAACTGGCTTATCAA ATATTCTCCCCTTCATAATGTGAGGAAACCTTGGGAGCAAAGCTTTGGCAATCATTGTCAATATCCAGCAACCATGCTGTTGACAGCTGATCATGATGACCGTGTTGTGCCATTGCACTCGTTGAAGCTGTTAGCA ACACTGCAGTATGTCTTGTGCACTAGCAATGAGGACACCCGGCAGACCAACCCAATAATTGGTCGCATTGACCGCAAGTCAGGGCATGGAGCTGGCAGGCCGACTAAAAAAATG ATCGACGAGGCTGCGGATCGTTATAGTTTTATGGCAAAGATGTTAGGCACTACATGGACTGAGTAG